A part of Lacinutrix sp. 5H-3-7-4 genomic DNA contains:
- a CDS encoding DUF5689 domain-containing protein codes for MNKTNKILALALGLVSVLFINSCVEDDDFSTPDLTVVPVDESSLGLFTSFSNIVAAYDAAVADGESVGVFSVENDAPIYTIGYVVSDDSAGNFFEEIIIQNTPDATDPVSDVRRGLKVEINQGDLGGYYNFGRKVFIKLNGLAVSLENGVYTLGKAEGDSSVQLEDPEYTDFILRDAEVATIIPKMVAVEDLSEEDENTFIQLSNSQIVVADKNKTYAGEDSDQFDGFRTIKNCDTDGTIDLQTSTFADFKNAQLPQGTGTIKGVYTRDFGDDFNVIVLNSTNDIDFTNPERCDPFDINDFNVVFEEDFTDGLAGWDVYNTVGTSSWNAQDFNDDFYARASAFSSGTIVNMVSYLVSPSFDFDAQEGEQLVLEIADAFNNGEPLKAYYSNDYVSGNDPSTFTWVEIGTDQIVALSDNDGFFDNEYEATGLIDLSSVSGNAVIAFVYDSNNGTISSTIDLSNVKILTPQ; via the coding sequence ATGAATAAAACAAATAAAATTTTAGCACTAGCACTAGGTTTAGTATCTGTGCTATTTATAAATTCATGTGTTGAAGACGACGATTTTTCAACTCCAGACTTAACAGTAGTACCAGTAGACGAAAGTTCTTTAGGTTTATTTACATCTTTCTCTAATATTGTTGCAGCATACGATGCAGCAGTTGCAGATGGTGAAAGTGTTGGTGTATTTTCAGTAGAAAATGATGCGCCTATATATACAATAGGTTATGTAGTATCAGATGATAGCGCAGGTAACTTTTTCGAAGAAATAATAATCCAAAACACACCAGATGCAACAGATCCAGTATCAGATGTTAGACGTGGTTTAAAAGTAGAAATCAACCAAGGAGATCTTGGAGGTTACTATAACTTTGGTAGAAAAGTATTTATTAAACTTAATGGTTTAGCTGTTAGTTTAGAAAACGGTGTTTACACTTTAGGTAAGGCAGAAGGAGATAGTTCTGTACAACTTGAAGATCCAGAATATACAGACTTTATTCTTAGAGATGCAGAAGTAGCTACAATTATACCTAAAATGGTTGCTGTTGAAGATTTATCAGAAGAAGATGAAAATACATTTATACAATTATCAAACTCTCAAATAGTAGTTGCAGATAAAAATAAAACATATGCAGGTGAAGATTCAGATCAATTTGATGGTTTTAGAACAATTAAAAACTGTGACACAGATGGAACTATAGATTTACAGACAAGTACATTTGCAGATTTTAAAAACGCTCAATTACCTCAAGGTACTGGAACTATAAAAGGTGTTTATACAAGAGATTTTGGAGACGATTTTAATGTAATAGTATTAAACTCAACAAACGATATAGACTTTACTAATCCAGAAAGATGTGACCCATTCGATATTAATGATTTTAACGTTGTTTTTGAAGAAGATTTTACAGATGGTTTAGCAGGTTGGGATGTTTATAATACAGTTGGAACTTCATCTTGGAATGCTCAAGATTTTAATGATGATTTTTATGCACGTGCTTCAGCTTTCTCAAGTGGAACTATTGTAAATATGGTAAGTTACTTAGTATCTCCATCTTTTGATTTTGATGCACAAGAAGGTGAGCAACTAGTTTTAGAAATTGCCGATGCTTTTAATAATGGAGAGCCTTTAAAAGCTTATTATTCAAACGACTATGTTTCAGGTAACGATCCTTCAACATTTACATGGGTTGAAATAGGAACAGATCAAATTGTAGCTCTATCAGATAATGATGGCTTTTTTGACAACGAATATGAAGCAACTGGTTTAATAGATTTATCAAGTGTAAGTGGTAATGCAGTTATTGCGTTTGTTTATGATAGTAATAATGGAACTATTTCCTCTACTATTGACTTAAGTAATGTTAAAATACTTACACCTCAATAA
- a CDS encoding carboxypeptidase regulatory-like domain-containing protein: MKKSLFIFLFGMFSTFSLVAQETIVKGSVKDAVTNEPIPDVTITVEETGQTEKTDGLGQFKFATPVPFGEQMLKISKPGFLPKRYAIVVNEGRTVDIQDMILEVDRGSQADLFTITLSDDELNDDTSGSDNISGLLSSSQDIFQRTAAFEFSSSFFRVRGLDSDNGSVLINGIKMNKFDTGRPQWSNWGGLNDVVRNQELTTGLKPSAYNFGGILGTTNINTKASSYREGGRITYSSSNRSYTNRIMASYASGLMEDGWAYTIMAGRRWGNEGFQDATLYDSNSFFASIEKKFNDKHSLNFTSIYAPNRRGKSSANTQEVYDLKGIKYNEYWGWLNGEKKNSRVKEVEEPILMLNHTWDITPKTQLNTNIGYQFGKVGNSRLDYPGGTNPSPAYYQDLPSYHLSQIDDDGPNYGAAYGAEQEFLNDGQVDWTRIFIDNQANNLSGDTAAYVLYEDRTDDKLFTANTILNTEINENILLNAGVNYRRLKSENFAEVIDLLGSTVGISNIDAFSQADYNLLNPGIIAKEGDKFRYNYNLYANEIGGFAQAQFKYNKIDFYLSGGLTKTDYQREGLYKNENQVYRNADGTERLDNSSGKGDKLNFTGISGKAGFTYKISGKHLLDFNGGYITKAPTLRNTYTNSRESQDYVGVFLGENLDNVELTEEKIKSIDASYIFRSPIVKARLTGFYTKIEDANEVSFYFTQGNRPGFIQETVANADKRHLGGELGIEAQVTPTIKLKGAASVGQYTYDNNPFVYITSTSEEFRDTDDQGNEVNRSGEIYKTALKDYKVAGGPQRAASIGFEYRDPDYWWFGATANFFSNTYVDISPLARSTYFTQDIDGNTYTDYNEEEARELLSQEEFEDYMVINLVGGKSWKIGDKYVGFFASIGNLLDKEYKTGGYEQGRTADYRALQEDNANEERVFGSKYWYGRGINYFVNFYVRF; the protein is encoded by the coding sequence ATGAAAAAAAGTTTATTTATTTTTTTATTTGGAATGTTTTCAACCTTTTCGCTTGTAGCACAAGAGACTATAGTAAAAGGAAGCGTTAAAGACGCTGTAACAAACGAGCCTATTCCAGATGTAACGATTACTGTTGAAGAAACAGGACAGACAGAAAAAACCGATGGCCTTGGCCAGTTTAAGTTCGCAACTCCAGTACCATTTGGAGAACAAATGCTTAAAATTTCTAAACCAGGTTTTTTACCAAAACGCTACGCTATTGTTGTAAACGAAGGAAGAACAGTAGATATTCAAGATATGATTCTTGAAGTAGATCGTGGTAGTCAAGCAGATTTATTTACCATCACTTTATCTGATGATGAATTAAATGATGATACAAGTGGATCAGATAATATATCTGGTTTATTATCATCTTCACAAGACATTTTTCAAAGAACTGCCGCTTTCGAGTTTAGCTCTTCTTTTTTTAGAGTAAGAGGTTTAGACTCAGATAATGGATCAGTTTTAATTAACGGTATTAAAATGAATAAATTTGATACTGGTAGACCACAATGGAGTAATTGGGGTGGATTAAATGATGTTGTTCGTAATCAGGAATTAACAACCGGTTTAAAGCCTTCAGCTTATAACTTTGGTGGTATTTTAGGTACAACAAATATTAATACAAAAGCTTCATCTTATAGAGAAGGTGGCCGTATTACATATTCATCTTCTAATAGAAGTTATACAAACCGTATCATGGCAAGTTACGCCTCTGGTTTAATGGAAGATGGTTGGGCATATACAATTATGGCAGGTCGCCGTTGGGGAAATGAAGGTTTCCAAGATGCAACTTTATACGATTCTAATTCATTTTTTGCATCTATAGAGAAAAAGTTTAACGACAAGCATAGCTTAAACTTTACATCAATTTATGCGCCAAATAGAAGAGGTAAGTCTTCTGCTAATACACAAGAAGTTTACGATTTAAAAGGTATTAAATATAATGAGTATTGGGGTTGGTTAAACGGTGAGAAAAAAAACTCTCGTGTTAAAGAGGTAGAAGAGCCTATTTTAATGTTAAACCATACTTGGGATATTACACCTAAAACTCAATTAAACACAAATATTGGATACCAATTTGGAAAAGTAGGTAATAGCCGTTTAGATTATCCAGGAGGAACCAATCCAAGTCCAGCATATTATCAAGATTTACCAAGTTACCACTTATCTCAAATAGATGATGATGGACCAAATTATGGTGCAGCTTATGGAGCAGAACAAGAATTCTTAAATGATGGTCAAGTAGATTGGACTAGAATTTTTATAGATAATCAAGCTAATAATTTATCAGGAGATACTGCTGCATATGTTTTATATGAAGATAGAACAGACGATAAATTATTTACAGCTAATACAATTTTAAATACAGAAATTAACGAAAACATTTTATTAAATGCAGGTGTTAATTACAGAAGATTGAAATCTGAAAATTTTGCTGAAGTTATAGATCTTTTAGGAAGCACAGTAGGTATTTCAAATATTGATGCTTTTAGCCAAGCAGATTACAATTTGTTAAATCCAGGAATAATTGCTAAAGAAGGTGATAAGTTTAGATATAACTATAACTTATATGCTAACGAAATTGGAGGATTTGCACAAGCACAATTTAAATACAATAAAATAGATTTTTATTTATCTGGAGGTTTAACCAAAACAGATTACCAACGCGAAGGTTTATATAAAAATGAAAACCAAGTATATAGAAATGCAGATGGTACAGAACGTTTAGACAACTCATCTGGAAAAGGAGATAAATTAAATTTTACAGGAATAAGCGGTAAAGCTGGTTTTACTTATAAAATTTCAGGTAAACACTTATTAGATTTTAATGGAGGTTATATTACAAAAGCACCAACATTAAGAAATACATATACTAACTCAAGAGAAAGTCAAGATTATGTAGGCGTATTTTTAGGTGAAAACTTAGACAATGTAGAATTAACAGAAGAGAAAATTAAGTCTATAGACGCAAGTTATATATTTAGATCTCCAATTGTAAAAGCACGTTTAACAGGTTTTTATACTAAAATTGAAGATGCAAACGAAGTATCATTTTACTTCACACAAGGTAACAGACCAGGATTTATTCAAGAAACTGTTGCCAATGCAGACAAAAGACACCTTGGTGGTGAATTAGGAATAGAAGCACAAGTAACACCAACAATTAAATTAAAAGGAGCTGCTTCTGTAGGTCAATACACTTACGATAACAACCCATTTGTATACATTACTTCTACATCTGAAGAGTTTAGAGACACAGACGATCAAGGTAATGAAGTTAACCGTTCTGGAGAAATCTATAAAACAGCTTTAAAAGATTATAAAGTAGCAGGTGGACCACAACGTGCAGCCTCTATAGGGTTTGAATATAGAGACCCAGATTACTGGTGGTTTGGTGCAACAGCAAACTTTTTCTCTAATACTTATGTAGATATAAGTCCATTAGCACGTTCAACATACTTTACTCAAGATATCGATGGTAATACCTATACAGATTATAATGAAGAAGAAGCTAGAGAGTTATTAAGCCAAGAAGAATTTGAAGACTATATGGTAATTAACTTAGTAGGTGGAAAATCTTGGAAAATTGGAGATAAGTATGTAGGTTTCTTTGCAAGTATAGGTAACCTATTAGATAAAGAATATAAAACAGGTGGTTACGAGCAAGGTCGTACTGCAGATTATAGAGCATTACAAGAAGATAATGCTAATGAAGAAAGAGTATTTGGCTCTAAATATTGGTACGGAAGAGGAATTAACTATTTTGTTAACTTTTACGTAAGATTTTAA
- a CDS encoding endonuclease yields MNNINITLHQMNNLRLLFLIAFLTPFISVNAQEEKTYKIHTVAFYNLENLFDTENDPEKNDEASPMMEIKADRENIYKRKVHNMARVIADIGTETTGNAPALLGICEVENIKVIEDVANDPLLLAKDYGIVHFESPDRRGIDVGLMYQKDLFQPISKSSHTLKIYDDQTRKRVYTRDQLLVSGELEGDLVHIIVNHWPSRSGGEARSRSKRIGAAKLNKRIIDSLQSIDPYAKIITMGDLNDDPTNASVKDVLKAKRKKKDVKVKGIYNPYINMFKKQGLGTTAYRDAWSLFDQIMVTKPLIEEDFSSFRYYKAGIYNKNYLTNKRGRYKGYPLRSFADGGFTDGFSDHFPVYIYLIKEVN; encoded by the coding sequence ATGAATAACATAAACATAACATTACACCAAATGAATAATTTAAGATTACTTTTTTTAATCGCTTTTTTAACTCCTTTTATTAGTGTTAATGCACAAGAGGAAAAAACTTATAAAATTCACACTGTTGCTTTTTATAATCTAGAAAACTTATTTGACACAGAAAATGACCCTGAGAAAAATGATGAAGCTAGCCCAATGATGGAAATTAAAGCAGATAGAGAGAACATTTACAAAAGAAAAGTACATAATATGGCAAGAGTTATTGCAGATATTGGTACAGAAACAACTGGAAATGCGCCTGCTCTTTTAGGTATTTGCGAGGTTGAAAACATTAAAGTTATTGAAGATGTTGCTAATGACCCTTTACTTTTAGCTAAAGATTATGGCATTGTACATTTTGAATCTCCAGATAGACGTGGTATTGATGTTGGTTTAATGTACCAAAAAGATTTATTTCAACCTATATCTAAGAGCTCTCATACTTTAAAAATTTATGACGATCAAACTAGAAAACGTGTTTATACAAGAGATCAATTATTAGTTAGTGGAGAATTAGAAGGTGACTTAGTACATATAATTGTTAATCACTGGCCTTCTAGAAGTGGTGGTGAAGCAAGAAGTAGAAGTAAAAGAATTGGTGCTGCTAAACTTAACAAACGTATTATAGACTCTTTACAATCTATAGATCCTTACGCTAAAATTATTACTATGGGTGACTTAAACGATGACCCAACAAATGCTAGTGTAAAAGATGTTTTAAAAGCTAAAAGAAAAAAGAAAGATGTTAAAGTAAAGGGTATTTACAATCCATACATTAATATGTTTAAAAAACAAGGTTTAGGCACTACAGCTTATAGAGATGCTTGGAGTTTATTTGATCAAATTATGGTTACAAAGCCTTTAATTGAAGAAGATTTCTCTTCTTTTAGGTATTATAAAGCTGGTATTTATAATAAAAACTACCTAACTAATAAGAGAGGTCGTTATAAAGGATATCCTTTAAGAAGTTTCGCCGATGGTGGATTTACAGATGGTTTTAGTGACCACTTTCCTGTTTATATTTACTTAATTAAAGAAGTAAATTAA